A DNA window from Pseudomonadota bacterium contains the following coding sequences:
- a CDS encoding MaoC family dehydratase, giving the protein MKEILYDDLIKGMQLPDMTYALTDDVIDKYLEAIDDLNPLYIDEDYAKKTPFNGRIVPPISMAIYSTVSSVIKPLNVKTPPGLIHARQKFEFTGLVRPGDELLIKTIVEDKYEKKGRKYVVFKSEVFNKDGQKIGASWLSPIWPK; this is encoded by the coding sequence ATGAAGGAAATCTTATACGATGATCTGATTAAAGGGATGCAATTACCTGATATGACTTATGCTTTAACAGATGATGTTATAGATAAGTATCTGGAAGCGATTGATGATCTCAACCCACTTTATATCGATGAAGACTACGCAAAAAAAACCCCATTTAACGGACGGATCGTTCCACCCATTTCCATGGCGATTTACAGTACTGTAAGCAGTGTTATTAAGCCTTTAAATGTAAAAACACCGCCCGGATTGATACATGCAAGGCAAAAATTTGAATTTACAGGATTAGTCAGGCCTGGAGATGAACTGTTAATTAAAACCATTGTAGAAGACAAATATGAAAAAAAGGGACGAAAATACGTTGTCTTTAAATCAGAAGTATTTAACAAGGATGGTCAAAAGATTGGTGCAAGCTGGTTAAGTCCCATATGGCCCAAATGA
- a CDS encoding NAD(P)H-dependent oxidoreductase subunit E, whose protein sequence is MNAINMEKANQIIDQRNEDKGSLIQILLDIQQNYHWIPPEVAALISERIDIPLSQVYRVASFYKSLSLKPRGKHFAKVCMGTACYVRGGKEVMEKAGELLGVEEGGTTADMKFTLEKVSCIGCCSLGPMITIDNEYFGKVVPDNVAEILENYE, encoded by the coding sequence ATGAATGCGATAAATATGGAAAAAGCAAACCAAATTATCGATCAAAGAAATGAGGATAAAGGCTCTCTGATTCAGATATTGCTGGATATTCAGCAAAATTATCACTGGATTCCACCAGAAGTAGCGGCATTAATCAGTGAGCGTATTGATATACCCTTAAGTCAGGTTTACAGGGTTGCAAGTTTTTATAAATCACTAAGCTTAAAGCCCCGGGGAAAACACTTTGCCAAGGTTTGTATGGGAACAGCCTGCTATGTTCGCGGAGGAAAAGAAGTTATGGAAAAAGCAGGTGAACTTCTGGGTGTAGAGGAAGGCGGAACAACTGCTGACATGAAATTTACGCTGGAAAAAGTAAGCTGTATAGGCTGTTGTTCCTTAGGGCCCATGATAACGATAGACAATGAATACTTCGGCAAAGTTGTGCCGGATAATGTGGCCGAGATACTTGAGAATTACGAGTGA
- the bzdQ gene encoding benzoyl-CoA reductase, bzd-type, subunit Q, which translates to MAEEEKKEYWRWLESTWVSPDIDWKKGKVISAGVDVGSVSTQAVIMVDGVLYAYANMRTGSDSPNSAQNAFNKALEGTDMTEADIHYCVGTGYGRVNVPMAKKAITEIACHARGANFMYGPTVRTVLDMGGQDCKAIRIDEKGKVESFLMNDKCAAGTGRGMEVFSDLLTISINDVGKMSLEVEEEPEPVSSTCVIFAKTEATGLLRAGWPKNKVLAAYCRAMAGRVNELLQRNGVEKDFAITGGIAKNIGVVSRIETLLGLKALPPKYDTQLAGAAGAALFGKGLYEKELKSKG; encoded by the coding sequence ATGGCTGAAGAAGAAAAAAAAGAATATTGGAGATGGCTGGAGTCAACTTGGGTCAGCCCGGATATAGATTGGAAAAAAGGGAAAGTTATTAGTGCCGGTGTGGACGTTGGTTCGGTAAGTACCCAGGCGGTAATTATGGTAGACGGCGTATTGTATGCTTACGCTAATATGAGAACAGGATCGGATAGCCCGAACAGTGCCCAAAATGCTTTTAACAAGGCATTGGAAGGAACTGATATGACAGAAGCGGACATTCATTATTGCGTGGGTACAGGTTATGGCCGTGTTAATGTTCCAATGGCAAAAAAAGCAATTACAGAAATAGCTTGTCATGCTCGTGGAGCAAACTTTATGTATGGCCCAACCGTTCGTACCGTTCTTGATATGGGCGGACAGGATTGTAAGGCGATCAGAATTGATGAAAAAGGAAAAGTTGAATCCTTTTTAATGAATGATAAATGTGCTGCCGGAACCGGAAGAGGTATGGAAGTATTCTCCGATCTGTTGACTATTTCTATTAACGATGTTGGTAAAATGTCTCTGGAAGTTGAAGAAGAGCCTGAACCTGTAAGCAGTACCTGTGTTATTTTTGCAAAAACCGAGGCAACCGGCCTGCTCAGAGCCGGATGGCCCAAAAATAAAGTTTTGGCTGCATATTGTCGTGCAATGGCCGGCAGGGTTAATGAACTGCTGCAACGTAACGGTGTGGAAAAGGATTTTGCAATTACCGGAGGAATAGCCAAAAACATAGGTGTTGTTTCAAGAATAGAAACACTTTTAGGATTAAAAGCACTTCCTCCAAAATATGATACTCAGCTTGCCGGAGCTGCCGGAGCGGCTTTATTCGGAAAAGGCTTGTATGAGAAAGAACTTAAGTCCAAAGGTTAA
- a CDS encoding (2Fe-2S)-binding protein, translating into MAQVYNLTINDQQVKAEEGTTILDAARSIGIDIPTLCSHPLLKPLGACRLCIVEIKDGNRSLVGTSCTFLVAEGLEVKTDTPEIHEARKVLIELLLARAPKAKIIQRLAKEYGVENTRLKTEDTGELCILCGLCARICDEVVGASAINFINRGVNREIAFNPEVSSESCVGCGVCTTICPTQCLEIEKPYGVISAIEMGRKAAISIDSYLGGNGIIDEELAELKKPEPFIGKVPDFSNRLRTIESCSLDAATKENALFEAKRCMQCDLRLQISCIKSPPEHYLEFNAENVGKVPEISGVFQLLDNDKKVTMIKGAMNIKEALDEAIEGNNDAAWFEWEADEMFTKRESELIQQYMQKYGEMPGGGMDELDDLF; encoded by the coding sequence ATGGCCCAAGTTTATAATCTAACCATTAATGATCAGCAGGTTAAAGCCGAAGAAGGCACGACTATTCTGGATGCAGCCCGCAGTATAGGTATAGATATACCGACTCTTTGTTCTCATCCTTTACTGAAACCTTTGGGCGCCTGTCGTTTGTGCATAGTTGAGATTAAAGATGGCAATCGGTCTTTAGTAGGTACTTCCTGTACCTTTTTAGTTGCCGAAGGATTAGAAGTTAAGACGGATACACCTGAAATTCATGAAGCGCGAAAAGTTCTTATTGAACTGCTTTTGGCCCGTGCTCCTAAAGCAAAGATCATACAGCGTCTTGCCAAAGAATACGGTGTTGAAAATACCCGGTTGAAAACCGAGGATACCGGCGAACTTTGTATTCTTTGCGGCCTGTGCGCCAGAATATGCGATGAGGTTGTCGGAGCTAGCGCCATCAATTTTATCAACCGTGGTGTTAACAGAGAGATTGCTTTTAATCCTGAAGTGTCTTCGGAATCATGTGTTGGCTGTGGTGTCTGCACCACAATTTGCCCTACTCAATGTCTTGAAATTGAAAAGCCTTATGGTGTAATTTCTGCAATTGAGATGGGTAGAAAAGCTGCAATATCCATAGACAGCTATCTGGGTGGTAATGGAATTATCGATGAAGAGTTGGCGGAATTAAAAAAGCCTGAACCTTTTATAGGAAAGGTTCCTGATTTTTCAAATCGTTTAAGAACTATAGAAAGCTGTTCACTGGATGCAGCCACAAAAGAGAATGCGCTTTTTGAAGCAAAACGCTGTATGCAATGTGATTTAAGACTTCAAATCAGCTGTATAAAATCGCCTCCCGAACATTATCTTGAATTTAATGCCGAAAATGTCGGCAAAGTACCTGAAATTTCTGGTGTCTTTCAGCTTTTAGATAATGATAAAAAAGTAACCATGATTAAAGGCGCAATGAATATTAAAGAAGCGCTTGATGAGGCAATCGAAGGAAATAATGATGCCGCATGGTTTGAATGGGAAGCGGATGAAATGTTTACAAAGAGGGAAAGCGAGCTCATTCAGCAATATATGCAAAAATACGGTGAAATGCCCGGAGGCGGCATGGACGAGCTTGATGACCTTTTTTAG
- a CDS encoding MaoC family dehydratase, translated as MSGYKTFEELNIGEELTPVIKKMTQEKINRYVSIAEDYNPIHTDEEFAKKTPFKGIIAPGYQTMAYISELMSRDFGNAWYTNGTMDIRMVKVVRPGDLLTARAKVVDKKEEEGKNIAVFEVRLTNQNNEDVIIGNAEATFPENN; from the coding sequence ATGAGCGGTTATAAAACTTTTGAAGAATTAAATATCGGGGAAGAACTGACCCCGGTAATAAAAAAAATGACGCAGGAAAAGATCAACAGATACGTTAGTATTGCGGAAGATTACAATCCTATTCATACTGATGAGGAATTTGCAAAAAAAACTCCGTTTAAGGGAATAATTGCTCCCGGGTATCAGACTATGGCTTATATTTCCGAATTAATGAGCCGGGATTTTGGCAATGCCTGGTATACAAACGGGACAATGGATATCAGGATGGTAAAGGTTGTAAGACCCGGTGATTTATTGACTGCCAGAGCTAAAGTAGTAGATAAGAAAGAAGAAGAAGGAAAAAACATTGCGGTTTTTGAAGTTCGTTTGACAAATCAGAACAATGAAGATGTAATCATTGGAAATGCTGAGGCAACGTTTCCTGAAAATAATTAA
- a CDS encoding 4Fe-4S binding protein: MLANYGYKDGSGDYFITIDTDKCNGCEKCVQACPQSVFEMGEDDSDPMREDLVARVSGEQRKKLKYACAQCKTYITNLSGEKNEDTVKEIAKLPCVSCCEVGAIDHSW; the protein is encoded by the coding sequence ATGCTTGCCAATTATGGATATAAAGATGGCTCGGGAGATTATTTTATAACTATTGATACTGATAAGTGCAATGGTTGTGAAAAATGTGTCCAGGCTTGTCCTCAGTCTGTTTTTGAGATGGGCGAGGATGACAGCGATCCTATGCGCGAAGATCTGGTTGCAAGGGTAAGTGGAGAACAGCGTAAGAAACTTAAATATGCCTGTGCTCAATGTAAAACATATATAACTAATCTTTCCGGAGAGAAAAACGAAGATACGGTAAAAGAGATAGCGAAATTACCCTGCGTTAGTTGTTGTGAAGTCGGAGCTATCGATCATTCCTGGTAG
- a CDS encoding thiolase family protein has protein sequence MAEMLDYKDVVLIDGARTPIGKFGGSLKDLMVWQIGAMAIKGVLERTGIDPEQIDEVIMSHTRQDGTGTNPARNMMLFAGLPKKIPAHTVNMVCAAGLKAVHLAVQSIRTGETDVAIVGGSESMSNIPHMLRGARWRPLGRLNNISIDDAFLYLSDNYSKLTPGLTAERCSERHGLTKEENDQIGYESHVKATKAWAAGAFDDEVFPVDIPAEPVRGGHKPFTLYSDECYRKDATIESMRKLGTPFKKDGTITAGSSSGITDGAGASLIMSRKKAEELGLKPIASFVDFLFCGLEPADFPDGPGLSIPMILERNKLTLDDMKYVEINEAFGAVCLAAEKMMGWKDREKMNPHGGCIALGHPTGYSGARLTLHLAHTLNKGEYGLACLCGGGGMSGNMILKSERDPDQTYKKIIVGLDEKTGMAIAREPSVEDMEKMKKHEII, from the coding sequence ATGGCAGAAATGTTGGATTATAAGGATGTAGTATTGATAGACGGAGCGAGAACCCCTATTGGAAAGTTCGGAGGATCTCTTAAAGATCTAATGGTATGGCAGATTGGCGCCATGGCAATCAAGGGTGTTCTGGAAAGAACCGGAATAGATCCGGAGCAAATTGATGAGGTAATAATGTCTCATACCAGACAGGATGGAACAGGAACCAATCCTGCCCGTAACATGATGCTTTTTGCAGGCCTGCCTAAAAAGATTCCGGCTCATACGGTAAATATGGTTTGTGCCGCCGGCTTGAAGGCTGTGCATCTGGCTGTTCAGTCAATTCGTACGGGTGAAACCGACGTGGCGATTGTGGGCGGATCGGAAAGCATGAGCAATATTCCTCATATGTTAAGAGGTGCCCGCTGGCGTCCTCTTGGAAGATTGAATAATATTTCAATCGATGACGCCTTTTTATATCTTTCAGATAACTACAGCAAGCTGACTCCGGGACTTACCGCCGAAAGGTGCAGTGAAAGACACGGTCTTACCAAAGAGGAAAATGATCAGATAGGTTATGAGAGCCATGTTAAAGCGACCAAAGCATGGGCAGCTGGTGCTTTCGATGATGAAGTGTTTCCGGTAGATATTCCGGCTGAGCCAGTTAGGGGAGGGCATAAACCTTTCACCTTATATTCAGATGAGTGCTATAGAAAAGATGCTACTATCGAAAGTATGCGAAAACTTGGTACGCCCTTTAAAAAAGACGGAACAATAACTGCTGGAAGTTCATCGGGTATCACCGACGGAGCTGGTGCTTCATTGATTATGTCCCGTAAGAAGGCCGAGGAATTGGGTCTTAAACCTATAGCTTCTTTTGTTGATTTTCTCTTTTGTGGATTAGAGCCCGCTGATTTTCCGGATGGGCCCGGTCTTTCAATTCCAATGATACTTGAGAGGAATAAATTGACCTTAGATGATATGAAGTATGTTGAAATTAATGAAGCTTTCGGAGCTGTTTGCCTTGCTGCTGAGAAAATGATGGGCTGGAAAGATCGTGAAAAAATGAATCCTCATGGCGGCTGTATTGCTCTTGGACATCCTACAGGCTATAGCGGAGCCCGCCTTACTCTGCATCTTGCCCATACCTTAAATAAGGGTGAATATGGTTTAGCCTGCCTTTGTGGCGGTGGCGGCATGTCCGGCAATATGATTTTAAAGAGTGAAAGAGATCCTGATCAGACATACAAAAAGATTATTGTCGGTCTTGATGAGAAAACAGGAATGGCTATTGCGAGAGAGCCTTCTGTGGAAGATATGGAAAAAATGAAAAAGCATGAAATCATCTGA
- a CDS encoding (2Fe-2S)-binding protein, producing MAEISLIIDDKEVKTEAGKTVLQAALEADIYIPTLCSHPDLPNFTSVKPSEFIYQGENKIVSDEVSEYEGGCMLCMVQIEGNDNLSFACRTEATEGMTIKTGSPEIQAAREENLAVILADHPHACLTCAQREGCTREPCSSNVDVKERCCPRLGNCELQKVANFIGIAEDTPRFIHKNLPILKEDPLYNRDFNLCIGCLRCVRACNLLRGCEVLGYAVNSGKVAVGTKKAPYLADADCSFCGACIEVCPTGALTDKIKISEANREKSFVPCKHTCPAGIDVPRYIRLISEGKYDEAVAVVREKVPFPGVLGYVCYHPCETVCRRGDVNQAVSICALKGFAAINDEKSWKDKIKIASPTGKKVAIIGSGPAGLTAAYYLAKLGHQITVFEGLSEAGGMMRVGMSGKTLPADILDEEIKTISDLGVNIKTNSKIESIDELFEQGFDAIFVATGAPHKKFNKVLLQHPDILKGLQEGEGYFITADNESLATDKKGIFAGGDIVRGPALVKKRRA from the coding sequence ATGGCCGAGATTAGTCTGATAATTGACGATAAGGAAGTAAAAACTGAGGCAGGAAAGACTGTATTGCAGGCCGCTTTGGAAGCAGATATTTATATTCCGACTCTTTGTTCACATCCGGACTTACCTAATTTTACAAGTGTAAAACCGAGTGAATTTATTTATCAGGGTGAAAATAAGATTGTCTCAGATGAAGTTTCCGAATATGAAGGCGGTTGCATGTTATGTATGGTTCAAATTGAGGGAAACGACAACTTATCTTTTGCATGCCGTACCGAAGCAACAGAAGGAATGACAATAAAGACCGGCAGCCCTGAGATTCAGGCTGCGAGAGAAGAAAATCTGGCGGTTATTTTAGCCGACCATCCCCATGCTTGTCTCACATGTGCCCAGAGAGAAGGCTGTACTCGGGAGCCATGTTCCAGCAATGTTGATGTTAAAGAACGCTGTTGTCCCAGACTGGGAAATTGTGAGTTGCAGAAAGTTGCAAACTTTATTGGTATTGCTGAAGATACACCAAGGTTTATCCATAAAAATCTTCCTATTCTGAAAGAAGATCCGTTATATAACAGAGATTTTAATCTTTGTATCGGATGCTTGCGGTGTGTTAGGGCATGCAATTTGCTTCGTGGATGTGAAGTATTGGGTTATGCCGTAAATAGCGGAAAGGTTGCTGTAGGAACGAAAAAAGCGCCTTATCTGGCGGATGCCGATTGTAGTTTCTGCGGAGCTTGCATAGAAGTTTGTCCCACTGGAGCACTTACGGATAAAATAAAAATTTCGGAAGCCAATCGTGAAAAATCTTTCGTTCCCTGCAAACATACATGTCCTGCCGGGATAGATGTGCCACGATATATTCGGTTGATATCAGAAGGAAAATATGACGAAGCTGTAGCGGTAGTCAGGGAAAAAGTGCCCTTTCCTGGAGTATTGGGGTATGTTTGTTACCATCCTTGTGAAACTGTATGTAGACGCGGGGATGTGAACCAGGCTGTTTCCATTTGCGCTCTGAAAGGATTTGCAGCCATAAATGACGAGAAATCTTGGAAAGATAAAATAAAGATTGCTTCGCCCACCGGCAAGAAAGTAGCTATTATAGGCTCCGGTCCTGCAGGTTTGACTGCTGCCTATTATCTTGCAAAGCTTGGGCATCAGATAACCGTTTTTGAAGGTTTGTCTGAAGCCGGCGGTATGATGCGGGTTGGTATGTCCGGCAAAACTCTTCCGGCGGATATTCTTGACGAGGAGATAAAAACAATAAGTGATCTTGGAGTTAACATAAAGACAAACAGCAAGATAGAATCAATTGATGAGCTTTTTGAACAGGGATTTGATGCAATATTTGTTGCTACCGGTGCACCTCATAAAAAGTTTAATAAAGTACTTTTACAGCATCCTGATATCTTAAAAGGTTTACAGGAAGGTGAAGGATACTTTATTACTGCTGATAATGAATCTCTTGCAACAGATAAAAAAGGAATATTTGCAGGTGGTGACATAGTACGTGGACCTGCCTTGGTTAAAAAGCGACGTGCTTAA
- the nuoF gene encoding NADH-quinone oxidoreductase subunit NuoF codes for MTRLNSVSDLEKLRKDILSKKDPKKPCLALCVGTGCIPLGAKKVLAAFQEEIKKQGVEDKIELKETGCPGFCEKGPIVSIYPEGICYCGVKVEDVADVISQTIAGKTIDSLLYTDPTTGEKVVHEKDIPFYKHQMRLLLGNNSKLDPRSINDSIALGAYGALCKVLSQMSQDQVISEVEKSQIRGRGGGGFPTGLKWKIAKNSPGKKKYVIVNCDEGDPGAYMDRSLMEGNPHSVLEGLIIGAYAMGATEGVIYVREEYPLAVENTEIAISQAEGYGLLGKNILGSGFDFKVTVSRGGGAFVCGEETALIASLEGKPGEPRQRPPFPATSGLWGMPTNINNVETWANIPIIINKGGEWFSSIGTERSKGTKIFSLVGKVNNTGLVEVPMGISLRDIIYKIGGGISSGKKFKAVQTGGPSGGCIPEEFLDTPVDYDELAKLGSIMGSGGMIVMDETTCMVDLARYFLGFLADESCGKCLSCREGIRQMQAILTDIMEGRGQKGDIELLERLAVTIKKASLCALGQTAPNSVLTTLRYFRNEYEEHIEHNKCSARGKRKAQASVLTQVNVR; via the coding sequence GTGACAAGACTAAACTCCGTTAGCGACCTGGAAAAATTACGAAAAGATATTTTGTCAAAAAAAGACCCTAAAAAACCGTGTTTAGCGCTTTGCGTAGGTACGGGTTGTATTCCACTGGGTGCTAAGAAGGTTTTGGCGGCATTTCAGGAAGAAATTAAAAAGCAGGGAGTAGAGGACAAAATTGAGTTAAAAGAAACCGGTTGTCCCGGCTTTTGCGAGAAAGGACCGATTGTCAGTATTTATCCCGAAGGGATTTGCTACTGTGGTGTGAAGGTAGAAGATGTTGCCGATGTTATATCGCAAACCATAGCAGGAAAGACAATTGACAGCCTGCTCTACACTGATCCTACGACCGGGGAAAAGGTTGTCCATGAAAAGGATATTCCTTTTTATAAACACCAGATGCGTCTTCTACTAGGAAATAATTCCAAACTTGATCCACGCAGTATTAACGATAGTATTGCGCTGGGAGCTTATGGCGCGCTTTGTAAAGTTCTTTCACAAATGAGTCAGGATCAGGTTATTTCCGAGGTGGAAAAATCACAAATAAGAGGAAGAGGCGGTGGCGGATTTCCTACAGGCCTGAAATGGAAGATAGCTAAAAATTCTCCCGGAAAGAAGAAATACGTTATTGTAAACTGTGATGAGGGTGATCCCGGAGCTTATATGGATAGATCGCTCATGGAAGGAAACCCACACTCAGTTCTTGAAGGGCTCATTATCGGGGCTTACGCAATGGGAGCAACTGAAGGTGTTATCTATGTGCGTGAAGAATATCCCCTTGCTGTTGAAAATACCGAAATTGCAATCAGTCAGGCTGAAGGATACGGACTTCTTGGTAAAAATATCCTTGGTTCGGGATTTGATTTTAAAGTAACTGTCAGCAGGGGCGGAGGAGCGTTTGTTTGTGGTGAAGAAACCGCTCTGATCGCATCTTTAGAAGGAAAACCGGGCGAACCCAGACAGAGGCCGCCTTTTCCGGCAACAAGCGGGCTATGGGGAATGCCGACGAATATAAATAATGTCGAAACCTGGGCCAATATACCAATCATAATTAATAAAGGCGGAGAATGGTTTAGTTCCATCGGAACCGAACGCAGCAAAGGCACAAAAATATTTTCTCTTGTGGGGAAAGTAAATAACACCGGTTTGGTTGAAGTGCCTATGGGGATTTCCTTAAGAGATATTATCTATAAGATCGGTGGAGGAATCTCAAGCGGCAAAAAATTTAAAGCCGTACAAACCGGCGGTCCTTCCGGGGGTTGCATACCGGAAGAATTTCTTGATACTCCGGTCGATTATGATGAGCTTGCAAAATTGGGTTCCATCATGGGCTCAGGCGGTATGATAGTTATGGATGAAACCACCTGTATGGTTGATCTTGCCAGATATTTTCTTGGGTTTCTTGCCGATGAATCTTGTGGTAAATGTCTTTCATGCAGGGAAGGAATCCGGCAGATGCAGGCAATCCTGACCGATATTATGGAAGGCAGAGGGCAAAAAGGTGATATTGAACTTCTTGAACGTCTGGCGGTGACTATAAAAAAAGCATCTTTATGTGCTTTGGGTCAAACCGCACCTAATTCAGTATTGACCACCCTCCGCTATTTTAGAAATGAATATGAAGAACATATCGAACATAATAAATGTTCCGCCCGGGGTAAACGCAAAGCGCAAGCTTCGGTATTAACACAGGTGAATGTGCGATAA
- the bzdO gene encoding benzoyl-CoA reductase, bzd-type, subunit O — translation MSDIKRYKTEPLKCWGKAKELRAKYYRDYQEARSKGGICWSGGAEAIDVIPYAFGDDVHALTAEPYAAAIAFDPEFAHKCESALESKGWARDMCAYLRNYWGSVLIDEYAFGGPFPKPDFNLQSGFCCTHAKWFQVLSLWEDVPYFNIDIATIPFWKEEYPHRLKYIVDQMQESIEFIEKVTGRKCDDERLIEGVYNDSRTTSLWAKITELNQNTPAPLDEKSMYSLYVFTTLDRARGEFVEFYEELYAETKDRVERGIAALATERFRLMSDSQPPWAFLRVWRYLEQFGVVSTGSIYTIGLEGVWDIADDWSLTPREDLKSRGVVLKTREDALTAMADWHMRRPIYAMFYNADWKSQLMKQYAKQWNCDAAMLHLNRGCEGTSLGIMENRAALIKEGLPVLTYEGNMGDDRDFDEGRTIARIDTFMEGLGLNKLT, via the coding sequence ATGTCTGATATAAAGAGGTATAAAACAGAGCCTCTAAAATGTTGGGGTAAGGCCAAGGAATTAAGGGCTAAATATTACAGAGATTATCAAGAGGCCAGATCAAAAGGAGGAATTTGCTGGAGCGGCGGAGCAGAAGCTATTGATGTAATACCTTATGCTTTTGGGGATGATGTTCATGCCTTGACAGCAGAGCCCTATGCAGCCGCTATTGCTTTTGATCCTGAGTTTGCCCACAAATGTGAGTCTGCGCTGGAGTCAAAAGGGTGGGCGCGCGATATGTGCGCTTATTTGCGTAATTATTGGGGATCCGTATTAATTGACGAATATGCTTTCGGAGGTCCTTTCCCAAAACCTGATTTTAATCTTCAATCCGGGTTTTGCTGTACGCATGCCAAATGGTTCCAGGTGTTAAGTCTGTGGGAAGATGTTCCCTATTTTAATATTGATATTGCAACAATTCCTTTCTGGAAAGAAGAATATCCGCACAGGTTGAAGTATATTGTTGATCAGATGCAAGAAAGCATTGAATTTATCGAAAAAGTTACCGGCAGAAAATGTGATGACGAGCGCTTGATTGAAGGTGTTTATAATGATTCGCGGACAACCTCACTCTGGGCTAAAATCACTGAGCTTAATCAGAATACTCCGGCACCGTTAGATGAAAAATCCATGTACTCTCTTTATGTATTTACTACTCTGGATCGTGCCAGAGGAGAATTTGTGGAGTTTTACGAAGAACTTTATGCCGAAACAAAAGATCGCGTTGAAAGAGGAATCGCTGCTCTGGCTACCGAGCGTTTCCGGCTTATGAGTGACAGCCAGCCGCCATGGGCGTTTTTAAGGGTATGGAGATATTTGGAGCAGTTCGGAGTAGTATCTACCGGATCTATATATACTATCGGTTTGGAAGGAGTTTGGGATATTGCAGACGACTGGAGTTTAACTCCCAGGGAAGATTTAAAGTCAAGGGGTGTTGTACTTAAAACCAGAGAAGATGCTTTAACAGCAATGGCCGATTGGCATATGAGACGACCCATTTATGCCATGTTCTATAATGCCGACTGGAAGAGCCAATTGATGAAACAATATGCAAAACAGTGGAACTGTGATGCCGCTATGCTACATCTAAATCGTGGATGTGAAGGTACATCTTTGGGGATTATGGAAAATCGTGCGGCATTAATTAAAGAAGGACTTCCGGTATTGACATATGAAGGCAATATGGGAGATGACCGCGATTTTGATGAAGGCAGAACGATAGCAAGAATTGATACTTTTATGGAAGGTCTGGGCTTGAACAAACTGACCTAG
- a CDS encoding CoA activase codes for MITAITAGIDLGAKTVKVVILKGKDVIGRGIANTGLDQKESAEKAFKAALKEANIDQKDIDRVTSTGGGRMEAPYANSQVTEVGADAKGAVFLNPAVRTVIDVGGEEGRGIKVSEAGRAMDFAINEKCAAGAGAFTEAMARALERPLKEFAELALKSTKSIPMNAQCAVFAESEVVSLIHAKTPHEDISRAVHDSISDRIISMVRRVGIEKEVMLIGGVAYNVGFINSLNLGLKLEVIVPEYPEYVGALGAALVAAEKQE; via the coding sequence ATGATAACAGCAATAACAGCGGGGATAGATCTTGGAGCAAAGACTGTTAAAGTGGTGATTCTCAAGGGCAAGGATGTTATCGGCAGAGGAATAGCCAATACGGGTTTAGACCAGAAAGAGTCGGCCGAGAAAGCATTTAAAGCCGCTCTTAAAGAAGCAAATATAGATCAGAAGGATATTGACAGAGTTACATCTACAGGTGGGGGCCGGATGGAGGCGCCATATGCAAACAGCCAGGTTACCGAGGTAGGAGCTGATGCCAAGGGAGCTGTTTTTTTAAATCCCGCAGTTCGTACGGTAATAGATGTAGGAGGAGAAGAGGGTCGTGGTATTAAGGTTTCTGAGGCAGGCAGGGCTATGGATTTTGCCATTAATGAAAAATGTGCAGCCGGAGCCGGAGCTTTTACCGAAGCAATGGCAAGGGCTTTGGAACGTCCTTTAAAAGAATTCGCCGAGCTTGCTCTTAAATCTACAAAAAGTATACCCATGAATGCCCAGTGTGCGGTGTTTGCAGAATCCGAAGTAGTTTCTCTTATCCATGCAAAAACCCCTCATGAAGATATTTCAAGGGCAGTCCATGATTCCATTTCCGACCGGATTATCTCAATGGTCAGAAGAGTAGGTATAGAGAAGGAGGTCATGCTGATCGGTGGAGTGGCATATAATGTAGGGTTTATAAATTCCCTTAATTTAGGCTTGAAACTGGAAGTAATAGTTCCTGAGTATCCTGAATATGTAGGAGCACTGGGAGCCGCACTGGTAGCCGCTGAAAAACAAGAATAG